Proteins found in one Herbiconiux sp. A18JL235 genomic segment:
- a CDS encoding NAD(P)/FAD-dependent oxidoreductase translates to MTLDAGLSPDVARSLADAEPTVFWTDQPDAPAPGEPLAADITADLVVVGGGFTGLWSAWRALDRDPGLDVVVLEAEHIGFGASGRNGGFVAASLTHGLAHGKHLWPRDLDALHEEGDRNLAELVQQITAAGIDCDLRLTGKTTLAIEPWQVDALGEAAALARSFGEDVELQDRATVQADVHSPRFLAGLRARGGTAMVDPARLAWGMARVLRERGARVFEATPVTSIERSAGGIRMRANGRTVTARRAVVATAAYPSPLKRLRTWIMPLYDHVLMTEPLDAEQRATLGWNERQGLTDAGNQFHYFRMTADHRILWGGWDALYYRGGKVSPALEQNDASHGLLARQFFDTFPQLAGLRFTHRWAGPIDSTTRFTAAYGTALGGDLAYAAGHTGLGVGAARFSADVALDLLAGEPTSRTRYEIVRKRPFPIPPEPFRNPIVQFTRSRILSADDHEGRRGLWLRTLDRFGLGFNS, encoded by the coding sequence GTGACCCTCGACGCGGGCCTCTCCCCCGACGTCGCGCGCTCCCTCGCCGACGCCGAGCCCACCGTGTTCTGGACCGACCAGCCCGACGCCCCCGCCCCGGGCGAGCCGCTCGCCGCCGACATCACCGCCGACCTCGTGGTCGTCGGCGGTGGCTTCACCGGCCTCTGGTCGGCCTGGCGCGCCCTCGACCGCGACCCGGGTCTCGACGTCGTGGTGCTCGAGGCCGAGCACATCGGCTTCGGCGCCAGCGGGCGCAACGGCGGCTTCGTCGCCGCCTCGCTCACCCACGGGCTCGCCCACGGCAAGCACCTCTGGCCTCGCGACCTCGACGCCCTGCACGAGGAGGGCGACCGCAACCTCGCCGAGCTGGTGCAGCAGATCACTGCCGCCGGGATCGACTGCGACCTGCGCCTCACGGGCAAGACCACGCTGGCGATCGAGCCCTGGCAGGTCGATGCCCTCGGCGAGGCCGCCGCGCTCGCCCGCTCGTTCGGCGAAGACGTCGAGCTGCAGGATCGCGCGACGGTGCAGGCCGACGTGCACTCCCCCCGCTTCCTCGCCGGCCTCCGCGCCCGCGGCGGCACCGCCATGGTCGACCCGGCCCGTCTGGCCTGGGGCATGGCCCGCGTTCTCCGCGAGCGCGGCGCCCGGGTGTTCGAAGCGACCCCGGTGACCTCGATCGAGCGCTCGGCGGGCGGCATCCGGATGCGCGCGAACGGACGCACGGTCACCGCACGCCGGGCCGTGGTCGCCACCGCTGCCTACCCCTCGCCGCTCAAGCGGCTGCGCACCTGGATCATGCCGCTCTACGACCACGTGCTGATGACCGAACCGCTCGACGCCGAGCAGCGCGCAACGCTCGGCTGGAACGAGCGGCAGGGGCTGACGGATGCGGGCAACCAGTTCCACTACTTCCGGATGACCGCCGACCACCGCATCCTGTGGGGCGGATGGGACGCTCTGTACTATCGGGGCGGCAAGGTGAGCCCCGCGCTCGAGCAGAACGACGCCTCGCACGGGCTGCTGGCGCGGCAGTTCTTCGACACCTTCCCCCAGCTGGCCGGGCTGCGGTTCACGCACCGCTGGGCGGGCCCCATCGATTCGACCACCCGCTTCACCGCCGCCTACGGCACGGCGCTCGGCGGCGACCTCGCCTATGCCGCCGGGCACACCGGGCTCGGGGTGGGGGCGGCCCGGTTCTCGGCCGACGTCGCGCTCGACCTGCTGGCCGGCGAGCCCACCTCGCGCACGCGGTACGAGATCGTGCGCAAGCGCCCGTTCCCCATCCCGCCGGAGCCGTTCCGGAACCCCATCGTGCAGTTCACCCGCTCGCGCATCCTCTCGGCCGACGACCACGAAGGTCGTCGGGGCCTGTGGCTGCGCACCCTCGACCGTTTCGGGCTCGGCTTCAACTCCTGA